The Rhodococcus antarcticus DNA segment CCCCGGCGCGCAGCCGGCCCGCCGTGGCCGAGCTCGTCGAGGCCGGGGTGCTGCTGCCCGTCGCGGTGCAGGGCTGGTCGGCCCCGGCCTACCGGCACCGCGACGCCCGCACGCCGCGCCGGGTCGAGGGTGCGGCCCTGCTCTGCCCGTTCGACCCGCTGGTGTTCTGCCGCCCGCGCACCGAGCGGGTGTTCGGCTTCCGGTACCGCCTGGAGATCTACACCCCGCAGGCCCAGCGGCAGTTCGGTTACTACGTGTTCCCGTTCCTGCTCGACGGGGAGCTCGCGGCCCGGGTGGACCTCAAGGCCGACCGGGTGGCGGGGCTGCTGAGGGTGCCGGGCGCGTTCGCCGAGCGCGGGCCGGACCTCTCCCGCGCGGTCCGGGGGTCGCTGGCGCAGAGGCTGGCCGCGAGCCTGGCGGAGATGGCGCGGTGGCTCGGGCTCGACGGGGTGGCGGTGGGGGAGCGGGGAGACCTCGCCGTGGCCCTCAGCTCGGCAGTGCGGGCCGCCTGAGCGCCGGGGCCGGACGCGCAGCGGCGTCCGCGCCGGCACTCCGTGCGGGCACCACGCGGCTGCGCAGCTCGCGCCACTCGTCGTCCAGCACGGCGAAGACCAGCTCGTCACCCCAGGCACCCTTGAACCACTCGTGGTGCACGAGGTGCGCCTCCTGCCGCAGGCCCAGGCGTGCCAACAGCCGGGCCGAAGCCGTGTTGCGGGCGTCGCAGCGCCCGGACACCCGGTGCAGGCCCACCGGCCCCGTGGCCAGGTCCAGCAGTGCTGTGGTCGCCTCGGCCGCCACGCCGTGGCCGTGCACGCGGGGGTGGAAGGCGAACCCGATCTCGCCCTGGCGGTGCTCGGCGCTCGTCCACGCCAGCGAGACGTCGCCGACGACGCGGCCGTCCAGCTCCGCGGCCAGCACGAGGGTGTCCCCGGGCTCGACGAGCCGGTCCAGGACCATGCGACGGCGGAGCAGGTCGGCCGTGCCGCGGCGGTCGAGGACCTCGGCGTCGAGGTACCGCACGACCTCGGGCCGGCTGCGGTAGGCGTGCAGGTCCTCGAGGTCCCCCACGGCGAACGGGCGCAGCAGCAGGCGCGGGGTGCGCAGGCGGATCCCGGAGCTCACCGGCCCGAGTGTGTCAGGCGCGGGTGAGAGCCCGACCCGGCCCGAGTACGGCTCAGGCGTGCGCGGCGTGCACCACCACGTCACCGGAGCCGGTGCGGGCACGCACCCGGGCGGTGCCCGCGGTGGGGTCCTCGACCTCGGCCAGCACCGGCAGCTCGCTGCGTGCCCGGCCGGACCCGGAGCGCACGTCGAGCTCGGCCAGCACCCCGGCGGCGATGCCCAGGCGCAGCGAGCCGGACCCGGTGAGCACGTCGATCTCCCCGGTCACGGCGTCCACCGCGACGTGGCCGGACCCGGTGCGGACCTGACCCACGCCGGCGAGGTGCCCCGCGTGGACGTCGCCCGACCCGGTGCGCACCTGCGCACCGGCGGTGACGTCACCCACGCTGACGCTGCCCGAGCCCGTGCCGACGTCGAGGGAGGACACGGTGCCGGTGACCCGGACCGGCGCCGACCCCGAGCGCACCAGGACGCGGCT contains these protein-coding regions:
- a CDS encoding DUF4097 family beta strand repeat-containing protein encodes the protein MSAADPVAAEPRTESWPVDGPAEVELHIGAGSVRVDLSPGATALEVTVRTGRGGWRRGFADVLAALGGPQGEGSTDDALARQALEEITVDGSGERRRLVVRSPRSGPARSVPVEITVAAPSGSRVLVRSGSAPVRVTGTVSSLDVGTGSGSVSVGDVTAGAQVRTGSGDVHAGHLAGVGQVRTGSGHVAVDAVTGEIDVLTGSGSLRLGIAAGVLAELDVRSGSGRARSELPVLAEVEDPTAGTARVRARTGSGDVVVHAAHA
- a CDS encoding GNAT family N-acetyltransferase, which encodes MSSGIRLRTPRLLLRPFAVGDLEDLHAYRSRPEVVRYLDAEVLDRRGTADLLRRRMVLDRLVEPGDTLVLAAELDGRVVGDVSLAWTSAEHRQGEIGFAFHPRVHGHGVAAEATTALLDLATGPVGLHRVSGRCDARNTASARLLARLGLRQEAHLVHHEWFKGAWGDELVFAVLDDEWRELRSRVVPARSAGADAAARPAPALRRPALPS